TATGGGGTGGTGATCGCATCAAGCTCCTTTATTCGAAACAGGAAAGTCAAGAGATATCCCAAGTTGGAGAGGTTTGGGAACTGGTCGATAGGGAAGAAGAGCTGAGTGTCCTTGAATATCCCTATGGTTCCTTGCATAATCTCCACGAGCTTTGGATCAACAAAAAAAAGGAGATATTCGGAAAGAAATCTCCATCGGGATCTCGTTTTCCACTGATCGTTAAAATCTTGGATTGCCAGCTGCCAACGAGTATTCAAGTTCATCCTGATGCTGAAACAGCAAAGAGTTTTGGTTGGGAAAAGAAAACAGAGTTCTGGTTTTTCCTGGATGCCTGTCCAGGTTCTTTTGTTTATCTTGGATTTAAGGAGCAGATCTTTGCTGATCAATTAGCCGAAATCATAGGTAAAAAAGAAATAATTGCTTATATAAACAAAATTCCAACCTTGCGTTCTCATGGTCTTTTAGTGCGTTCAGGTCAGATCCATGCTATTGGAGG
The DNA window shown above is from Methylacidiphilum caldifontis and carries:
- a CDS encoding type I phosphomannose isomerase catalytic subunit is translated as MAILQFKPIYKKKIWGGDRIKLLYSKQESQEISQVGEVWELVDREEELSVLEYPYGSLHNLHELWINKKKEIFGKKSPSGSRFPLIVKILDCQLPTSIQVHPDAETAKSFGWEKKTEFWFFLDACPGSFVYLGFKEQIFADQLAEIIGKKEIIAYINKIPTLRSHGLLVRSGQIHAIGGGNLILEIQENSDTTFRIYDWERKNKEGLSRPIHNQEAMLSLSLSPYSPKLLSPEEIFILENNFAVKRIELGFEQASFHPMHGDSFMYLFVCEGRIRIENSLYKKGQGILVSANHGPLKIIGVENKNEIISVSFP